One Mangifera indica cultivar Alphonso chromosome 4, CATAS_Mindica_2.1, whole genome shotgun sequence genomic region harbors:
- the LOC123214567 gene encoding ATP-dependent Clp protease proteolytic subunit 2, mitochondrial, producing MQSMRSLISSSGMRSILQSSKSSSSVIACRSYSLVPMVIEHSSRGERAYDIFSRLLKERIVCINGPINDDAAHVVVAQLLFLESENPSKPIHMYLNSPGGQVTAGLAIYDTMQYIRSPVSTICLGQAASMGSLLLAAGAKGERRALPNATVMIHQPSGGYSGQAKDMTIHTKQIVRVWDSLNALYSKHTGQSVDVIQKNMDRDYFMTPEEAKEFGIIDEVIDQRPMSLVTDAVGNEGKDRKEKGSN from the exons ATGCAAAGCATGAGGAGTCTGATTTCTAGTAGTGGCATGAGGAGTATTCTGCAATCATCAAAATCGTCCTCCTCCGTAATCGCATGTCGTTCTTATTCTCTCGTTCCCATGGTCATTGAGCATTCCTCCCGAGGCGAGAGAGCCTACGACATTTTCTCTCGTCTTCTCAAAGAGAGAATCGTTTGCATCAACGGACCAATCAACGATGACGCCGCCCACGTTGTCGTCGCTCAGCTCCTCTTCTTAGAGTCTGAAAACCCTTCGAAGCCCATTCACATGTATCTTAATTCCCCCGGTGGACAAGTCACTGCAG GCCTTGCAATTTATGATACCATGCAATACATTCGATCTCCAGTCAGTACCATTTGTTTGGGCCAAGCTGCATCGATGGGTTCCTTGCTTTTGGCTGCAGGTGCCAAGGGAGAGAGGCGGGCACTCCCAAATGCAACTGTTATGATTCATCAGCCATCTGGAGGGTACAGTGGGCAGGCAAAGGATATGACAATTCACACAAAGCAGATTGTTCGGGTATGGGATTCGCTGAATGCTTTGTATTCAAAGCACACAGGGCAGTCAGTAGACGTTATTCAAAAGAATATGGATAGAGATTACTTTATGACCCCAGAAGAGGCAAAGGAATTTGGTATAATTGATGAAGTTATTGATCAAAGACCAATGTCCTTGGTGACTGATGCTGTTGGGAATGAAGGCAAAGACAGGAAAGAAAAAGGTTCAAATTAG